A genome region from Chryseobacterium indicum includes the following:
- a CDS encoding DUF4919 domain-containing protein, protein MREKTVFDFVADPTKENFLKHRELIITNPDYDPNSDDLEIMKKLYENKEYDKLNYYVTINVLLSPRAHFLKFISLNEIGNTKAAESIAFICHNILNCIEKTGDGTIENPYIVIRASDEDDLLELRLSKKYLQKRLIQHEDKYLDVLTLEDGSELYFDITDAYKRSKFLLDKEKSEGKRAEKQKKKSWWNFLSKN, encoded by the coding sequence ATGAGAGAAAAAACTGTATTTGATTTTGTGGCAGATCCTACAAAAGAAAATTTTTTAAAACACAGAGAATTGATTATCACTAATCCTGATTACGATCCTAATTCTGATGATTTGGAAATCATGAAAAAGCTATATGAAAATAAGGAATATGATAAATTGAATTATTACGTTACCATTAATGTTTTATTAAGTCCAAGAGCACATTTTTTAAAATTTATTTCTTTAAATGAGATAGGAAATACAAAAGCCGCAGAAAGTATAGCATTTATCTGTCATAATATTCTGAATTGTATAGAAAAAACAGGAGACGGAACCATAGAAAATCCTTATATTGTTATCAGGGCTTCCGATGAAGATGACCTTCTGGAACTTCGTTTAAGCAAAAAATATCTTCAGAAAAGATTAATTCAGCATGAAGATAAATATTTAGATGTATTAACTCTTGAAGACGGTTCTGAATTGTATTTTGATATTACTGATGCTTATAAGAGGTCTAAATTTCTCTTGGATAAAGAAAAATCGGAAGGAAAAAGGGCAGAAAAGCAGAAAAAGAAAAGCTGGTGGAATTTTTTAAGTAAAAACTAA